One region of Chryseobacterium sp. C-71 genomic DNA includes:
- a CDS encoding DUF3575 domain-containing protein, whose protein sequence is MKKLLILLPLFIISGAHAQEIITSEVNTVPEDKMNIIKTNITGYAFRNINLSYERSINRWFAINVGFGTVAEGKVPFMNAFLNEEDEKDFQNLKIKATNFTIEPRFYIGEGYGKGFYFAPYYRYSKISTNTFDYTYDYTAFGTTLPIPLKGLGDAKGNSGGLMVGAQFFLNKQHSFVLDFWIAGAHYGSGRGDFSLTSDIFLTPEMQAELKREIENLDIPFVDYTVETNSNGARIKVDGPWAGFRSGFSLGYRF, encoded by the coding sequence ATGAAAAAACTACTTATACTTCTCCCGCTTTTTATTATTTCAGGAGCCCATGCACAGGAAATAATAACATCAGAGGTAAATACCGTCCCGGAAGATAAAATGAATATCATTAAAACCAATATCACCGGATATGCTTTCAGAAATATTAATCTTTCCTATGAGCGGTCAATTAACCGTTGGTTTGCGATCAATGTCGGTTTCGGAACAGTCGCAGAAGGTAAAGTACCGTTCATGAATGCCTTTTTGAATGAAGAAGATGAAAAAGATTTTCAGAATTTAAAAATTAAAGCGACCAACTTTACCATCGAACCAAGATTCTACATCGGGGAAGGCTACGGAAAAGGATTTTACTTCGCTCCTTACTATCGTTACTCAAAGATTTCAACCAATACATTTGATTATACTTATGACTATACCGCTTTCGGAACTACCCTACCAATTCCGCTGAAAGGTTTGGGAGATGCGAAAGGTAATAGTGGCGGATTGATGGTTGGCGCACAGTTTTTTCTGAACAAGCAGCATAGTTTTGTCTTAGACTTTTGGATCGCCGGGGCACATTATGGCTCAGGAAGAGGAGATTTTAGTTTAACTAGCGATATTTTTCTTACTCCGGAAATGCAGGCTGAGCTGAAAAGAGAAATTGAAAACCTAGATATTCCGTTTGTAGATTACACAGTAGAAACCAATTCGAATGGTGCAAGAATCAAAGTAGACGGTCCTTGGGCAGGTTTCAGAAGTGGTTTTTCCTTGGGATACAGGTTTTAA
- a CDS encoding Pr6Pr family membrane protein gives MNNTKIQTISASLLALMAWFCVILQFYISSDTFTNVISYFTILCNSLIAISLSLSTFFPKTKLGKFFSGLSVKTAIALYIFIVFIVYNTVLRGIWKPTGWQLFLDNMLHVTIPILFILYWLFLVDKAKLNWKNGFYWLIFPLIYLIYSLIRGSAVGWYPYPFLNVDKLGFGQVIINIFIMLIVFLVSGSALIAINNKFEKK, from the coding sequence ATGAACAATACAAAAATCCAAACAATTTCCGCATCTCTATTAGCTTTGATGGCTTGGTTTTGCGTCATCCTACAATTTTATATTTCGTCGGATACCTTTACGAATGTCATCAGCTATTTTACCATCTTGTGTAATTCTCTAATTGCGATCAGTTTGTCACTTTCTACATTTTTCCCTAAAACCAAATTAGGGAAATTCTTTTCGGGTTTGTCTGTCAAAACAGCAATTGCATTATACATTTTTATTGTGTTTATCGTGTACAACACAGTTTTGCGAGGTATCTGGAAACCTACCGGATGGCAATTGTTCTTAGATAATATGCTTCATGTAACCATTCCGATTCTGTTTATTTTGTATTGGTTATTTTTGGTTGATAAAGCTAAACTAAATTGGAAGAACGGCTTTTACTGGCTTATCTTTCCGCTCATTTATCTAATATATTCATTGATTCGTGGTTCGGCGGTTGGCTGGTATCCTTATCCGTTCTTGAATGTAGATAAATTAGGTTTTGGTCAGGTGATAATCAATATTTTCATCATGCTCATTGTATTCTTGGTAAGCGGATCTGCATTAATTGCAATTAATAATAAATTTGAAAAAAAATAA
- a CDS encoding DUF1801 domain-containing protein: MAKTNKTTETQVDVTDFINSYVENEQKKSDSFHLIKLMSEWSGFEPKMWGPTIIGFGSYHYKYSSGHQGDMPIIGFSPRKAEFSLYIYSPTEENKHLLDNLGKFKMGKACIYVKKLSDINIDALEKICKATIMYQNEHHECACHKK, encoded by the coding sequence ATGGCAAAAACAAATAAAACCACAGAAACGCAAGTCGACGTCACAGATTTCATCAATTCTTATGTTGAAAACGAACAAAAGAAATCAGACAGTTTTCACCTCATTAAACTGATGAGCGAATGGTCAGGCTTTGAACCGAAAATGTGGGGCCCAACCATTATCGGATTTGGAAGTTATCATTACAAGTACTCCAGCGGACATCAAGGCGACATGCCCATTATCGGATTCTCACCACGCAAAGCAGAATTTTCGCTCTACATCTACTCGCCGACTGAAGAAAACAAACATTTATTGGATAATCTCGGAAAATTCAAAATGGGAAAAGCCTGTATTTATGTAAAAAAGCTTTCTGATATTAATATTGATGCATTAGAAAAAATTTGCAAGGCAACAATAATGTATCAAAATGAACATCATGAATGCGCCTGCCATAAAAAGTAA
- a CDS encoding CPBP family intramembrane glutamic endopeptidase, giving the protein MYNANTKSFLNDFFNFLKKPNDQQIHLSTKNRFSLIFKLLILELLFTLIIVLPINYLIDEFVMIKTPSLDYRFNTIYAIILLMVLIVPFLEEIMFRSILRYNSIFSKWIDREKWNRYFPYLVYAMSIAFGLVHASNYYNDSLTFYILSPLILLSQLSGGFVLSYIRVRINFYYGFIYHALWNLMAALIIPSIVLLFSSPIVDHSKNYSLEIDEKILFKQSEIQSISLKIENNKIYKIDAEQLYLQDILNQIYGEEKCYVDEYLIDMNFSSKQGVTKEEFKKILEKEYDIE; this is encoded by the coding sequence ATGTATAACGCAAACACAAAGTCATTTCTTAATGACTTTTTTAATTTTTTAAAGAAACCAAACGATCAACAGATTCATCTTTCTACTAAAAATAGGTTTTCTTTAATTTTTAAACTTTTAATTTTAGAATTACTATTTACTCTAATCATTGTTTTACCCATTAATTATCTGATTGACGAATTTGTAATGATAAAAACTCCGAGTTTAGATTATCGTTTTAATACAATCTATGCAATCATTTTATTGATGGTTCTTATAGTTCCTTTTTTAGAAGAAATCATGTTCAGATCTATTTTAAGATATAATTCAATTTTCAGTAAATGGATCGACCGAGAGAAATGGAATCGATATTTTCCTTATCTGGTATACGCAATGAGTATTGCATTTGGTCTTGTACATGCCAGTAATTATTATAATGACTCCTTAACATTTTATATTCTATCGCCACTAATACTTTTGAGTCAATTATCCGGCGGATTTGTACTCAGCTACATTCGGGTGAGAATCAATTTTTATTATGGATTCATTTATCATGCTTTATGGAATTTGATGGCTGCTTTAATTATTCCGTCTATTGTACTCTTATTTAGCAGTCCTATTGTAGATCATTCTAAAAACTATAGCTTAGAAATCGATGAGAAAATACTTTTCAAACAAAGTGAAATTCAGTCGATTTCATTAAAGATTGAAAACAATAAGATTTATAAAATTGATGCTGAACAATTGTATCTTCAGGATATCCTCAATCAGATTTATGGTGAAGAAAAATGTTATGTTGATGAATATTTAATTGATATGAATTTTTCTTCTAAACAAGGTGTCACCAAAGAAGAATTTAAAAAAATTCTGGAAAAGGAATATGATATTGAATAA
- the arr gene encoding NAD(+)--rifampin ADP-ribosyltransferase, with the protein MENKKYKQILDNGPFYHGTKANLKIGDLLTAGFKSNYYHEIIMNHIYFTALQNGAGLAAALAKGDGHERIYIVEPTGEFENDPNVTDKKFPGNPTRSYRSTELVKIVGEVTEWIKLTDEEIQNWKERIVNLRENPDAEIIN; encoded by the coding sequence ATGGAAAACAAAAAATATAAACAAATTCTGGATAACGGTCCATTCTATCACGGAACGAAAGCTAATCTGAAAATCGGAGACTTGCTTACTGCCGGTTTCAAATCGAATTATTATCATGAAATTATCATGAATCACATCTATTTTACAGCTCTACAAAACGGCGCCGGATTGGCTGCTGCATTAGCAAAAGGAGATGGTCATGAACGCATCTATATTGTAGAACCAACAGGAGAATTTGAAAATGATCCCAATGTGACTGATAAAAAATTCCCTGGAAACCCTACCCGATCTTATCGCAGTACAGAACTCGTAAAAATCGTTGGAGAAGTAACAGAATGGATTAAATTAACCGATGAAGAGATCCAAAACTGGAAGGAAAGAATTGTAAATCTTCGGGAAAATCCAGATGCAGAAATTATCAATTAA
- a CDS encoding DUF2200 domain-containing protein, giving the protein MKNNERIYNMSFAGVYPHYITKAEKKGRTKEEVHEIIFWLTGYDEKTFQEILENKTNFRTFFDQAPQINPNASLIKGVICGYHVEEIEDELMRNIRYLDKLIDELAKGKSMDKILRK; this is encoded by the coding sequence ATGAAAAACAACGAAAGAATTTATAACATGTCCTTTGCCGGAGTTTATCCTCACTACATCACAAAAGCTGAAAAGAAGGGACGCACAAAAGAAGAAGTTCATGAAATTATTTTCTGGTTGACAGGTTATGATGAAAAAACTTTTCAGGAAATATTGGAAAACAAAACCAATTTCAGAACATTTTTTGACCAAGCTCCTCAAATTAATCCCAATGCTTCTTTAATAAAAGGTGTAATCTGCGGATATCATGTTGAAGAAATTGAAGATGAATTGATGCGAAATATCCGCTATCTCGATAAACTGATTGACGAATTAGCCAAAGGAAAATCAATGGATAAAATTTTAAGAAAGTAA
- a CDS encoding winged helix-turn-helix domain-containing protein produces the protein MHLSQNLFSGKRKYLFTIILLSLIFVICAAFSTEDKDDFNFAKREVLLRRIGHELLLQSGDRTSRVLPVKKIGENEYQISFENELTFQPDSLVNLSKRVLAKDPVASDYIVNVLNCGNSSVAYGYSVSKNKKDDIVACLGRKQPKACYLINIKFKPTGLNTTKSIYLFGGLSFLALIGFILLRFKPVKSRQVVPENQQTDLFTLGSVLFDSKNRKLIIDDKTVDLTATESRVLLIFASSPNEIIERRRLQKEIWEDDGVIVGRSLDMFISKLRKKLEIDPNIKIVVIRGKGYRLEVGV, from the coding sequence ATGCATCTTAGTCAAAATCTCTTCTCAGGAAAGCGAAAATACCTTTTTACAATCATTTTGCTCTCACTGATTTTTGTAATCTGTGCCGCTTTCAGCACGGAGGATAAGGACGACTTTAATTTTGCCAAAAGGGAAGTGCTACTCCGCAGAATAGGACATGAGTTACTTTTACAGTCAGGCGATCGTACATCAAGAGTGCTTCCTGTAAAAAAGATCGGAGAAAATGAATATCAGATCAGCTTTGAGAACGAACTTACTTTTCAACCGGATTCTTTGGTGAATCTTTCGAAGCGTGTGTTGGCGAAAGATCCGGTTGCAAGTGATTATATTGTTAACGTTCTGAACTGTGGAAACTCCAGTGTGGCTTATGGATATTCGGTATCTAAGAACAAAAAAGATGATATTGTAGCCTGTCTGGGAAGAAAACAACCCAAAGCTTGTTACCTGATCAATATTAAATTTAAACCAACAGGACTCAACACAACAAAGAGCATTTACCTTTTTGGAGGTCTGTCATTTTTAGCATTGATCGGTTTTATTTTATTAAGATTTAAACCTGTGAAGTCACGACAAGTTGTACCTGAAAATCAGCAAACTGATCTGTTCACTTTGGGCTCAGTGTTATTTGATTCTAAAAATAGAAAGCTCATCATTGATGATAAGACCGTAGACCTTACCGCAACGGAAAGTCGTGTATTGCTTATTTTCGCATCTTCTCCTAACGAAATTATTGAACGAAGGCGACTGCAAAAAGAAATCTGGGAAGATGACGGCGTCATTGTAGGACGAAGTCTGGATATGTTTATCTCAAAACTCAGAAAAAAACTGGAAATCGATCCGAATATCAAAATTGTGGTGATCCGCGGGAAAGGGTATAGGCTGGAAGTTGGTGTTTAA
- a CDS encoding CPBP family intramembrane glutamic endopeptidase, translating to MNQSIKKILYFPITKIILGITVCFSLFVVVQNFVSKPLFYSITEDKNIADPLIHLVSFLVLLSSYYFLFRWYEKREIKELSIKYLPKEMFGGFAIGFSAISISIFIVYLLGYYHIINISTEDYSLKLFMTLVIAALIEDLFTRGLVLRELENWLGTNIAILIIMVIETYHIFNPNSTLFSFFVSLCWGFTMSMLFVYTKRVWLPFFFHVGWNFAQPFYGSNLTGLDNMGKIIHSKFEGPVLFTGGGIGIEDSIITVFILFSIGVFLYYRSNKEGKIIKRKK from the coding sequence ATGAATCAATCAATCAAAAAAATCTTGTATTTCCCAATTACAAAAATAATTTTGGGAATTACTGTTTGCTTTTCTCTTTTTGTAGTTGTACAAAATTTTGTGTCAAAACCACTTTTTTATAGTATAACTGAAGATAAAAACATTGCCGACCCTTTAATCCATCTGGTTTCTTTTTTGGTGTTACTTTCAAGTTATTATTTTTTATTCCGCTGGTATGAAAAACGAGAAATTAAAGAACTTTCAATAAAATATTTACCTAAAGAAATGTTTGGTGGATTTGCAATTGGATTTTCTGCAATTTCAATATCTATTTTTATAGTATATCTGTTGGGGTATTATCACATTATTAACATATCCACCGAAGATTATTCCCTTAAATTATTTATGACACTGGTTATTGCAGCGCTAATTGAAGATCTTTTTACCAGAGGTTTAGTATTACGCGAATTAGAAAACTGGTTGGGAACTAATATTGCAATTCTAATAATAATGGTAATTGAAACTTACCATATTTTTAATCCGAACTCAACTTTGTTTAGCTTTTTTGTATCACTGTGTTGGGGATTTACAATGTCAATGCTTTTCGTGTATACTAAAAGAGTTTGGTTGCCTTTTTTCTTTCATGTAGGTTGGAATTTTGCGCAACCTTTTTATGGTTCAAACCTTACAGGATTAGATAATATGGGCAAAATTATTCATTCTAAATTTGAAGGTCCAGTTTTGTTTACAGGCGGAGGAATTGGAATTGAAGATTCTATTATAACTGTATTTATTTTGTTTTCAATTGGTGTTTTTTTATATTATCGTTCTAATAAAGAAGGTAAAATAATCAAAAGAAAAAAATAA
- a CDS encoding kelch repeat-containing protein, protein MKTKLLLLPLFGLCLSNAQTLNFKHLSDMSVRRGAISSAIAGDNIYVSNGYKDTDGYANFIEKYSIKDNRWSVINSTLVPKRFANSETYGNKIYIFNGWGNSHLEIIDLETHKKTKGAVNHAYTGNAGSAIRNGKIYTFGGSGLNNAATTVFSDRFQYYDIASDTWHPLPNMPTAREARGKIVNDKLYVIGGFNGTSSRLVNVFDLNKNEWTEQYTMPAAISGHSLAVFGTKIFIAGGYNNQNFLAYFDTETNTLHRLSSNMIPRRHAAAEIYNNKLYIMCGSTASSTKSSIKSIQVADISEEVLSAK, encoded by the coding sequence ACAAACCCTAAATTTCAAACATCTTTCGGATATGTCTGTTCGCAGAGGCGCGATAAGCAGTGCTATTGCAGGTGACAATATCTATGTGAGCAATGGTTATAAAGATACGGATGGTTATGCAAATTTTATTGAGAAATACAGCATTAAAGATAACCGTTGGAGTGTAATCAATTCTACTTTGGTTCCCAAAAGATTCGCCAATTCGGAGACTTACGGTAATAAAATTTATATTTTTAACGGTTGGGGAAACAGCCATCTTGAAATTATAGACCTTGAAACTCATAAAAAAACGAAGGGAGCTGTTAATCATGCCTACACAGGAAATGCAGGTTCTGCCATCCGTAACGGAAAAATATATACGTTCGGCGGAAGTGGGCTAAACAATGCCGCCACCACAGTGTTTTCTGACAGGTTTCAATACTATGATATTGCTTCAGATACATGGCATCCATTACCGAATATGCCAACAGCCAGAGAAGCAAGGGGCAAAATTGTGAATGATAAACTTTATGTCATTGGAGGTTTTAACGGTACGTCATCCCGTCTGGTCAATGTGTTTGATCTCAACAAAAATGAGTGGACTGAGCAATATACGATGCCCGCTGCGATATCGGGGCATTCATTAGCAGTATTCGGTACTAAGATTTTTATTGCAGGCGGTTATAATAATCAAAATTTTCTGGCCTATTTTGATACAGAAACCAATACGTTACATCGGTTATCATCCAATATGATTCCCAGACGACATGCTGCTGCGGAAATATATAACAATAAATTATACATCATGTGTGGAAGTACAGCCTCCTCAACCAAATCATCTATTAAAAGCATTCAGGTTGCAGATATTAGCGAAGAAGTGCTTTCTGCTAAATAA
- a CDS encoding M48 family metalloprotease, with the protein MHIQISPDFRKKTKAAVSSIVIFIFVYILIFLFTILLALACIGCGIWLIAAKPMFLTLMIGAGLAGTGFFVFFFIIKFLFKKHINDRSYLTEITRSDEPELFKMIDEIVKEAETNFPKKIYLSYDVNASVFYDSSFWSMFFPIQKNLIIGVGLINTTTKQELKAILSHEFGHFSQRSMKVGSYVYNVNQIIFNLVNDDASYRNSIEKFASFSGYFTIFASLAIFFTSKIQWVLAKMYSYVNIRHMALSREMEFHADEVAANIAGSISLEESLLRLELANNSYDNVISFYEARISKNQSSKNIYREQFFVMNFLAEQSELETKYDLPHVKLAESGLFNKSKLNIENQWASHPSTEDRVAKLRQLNIIKDVDHQPAKKIFKNFEKTEEKLTAKLFANVKYKPGRTDVEFETFTTEFKAQYQHDSFDKMFNNYYDNKNPDSEVRENSISEDIKFQTLFNNEKVELVYTLIALENDKKTVEAIASKEFVLKTFDYDGRKYKATEAKKLIPEIDQSIVEVKAKIVKNDSDIYNYFLKTAEAQNRKSGFVNLYHSFADYDKQYEEKYKLYIDLVNATAFISERTPFEQIRQNFITLKTFEEKLKSELRFHLQNPLLTKELSEQELKDLAYYTEKEHIYFNNEEYFDSNLEMLMKSINMLPYFLHRKYFLKKKEILSLMKDLHNSHQVEKVS; encoded by the coding sequence ATGCACATTCAGATTTCACCAGATTTTAGAAAAAAGACCAAAGCGGCGGTTTCTTCTATCGTCATTTTTATCTTTGTTTATATTCTTATTTTTCTATTTACTATTCTTTTAGCACTAGCATGTATAGGCTGTGGAATTTGGCTTATAGCTGCAAAACCGATGTTTCTTACATTGATGATAGGAGCCGGTTTAGCAGGAACCGGATTTTTTGTATTCTTTTTTATTATTAAATTTTTGTTTAAAAAACACATCAACGACAGAAGTTATCTTACCGAAATCACAAGATCAGACGAACCTGAACTTTTCAAAATGATTGATGAGATCGTAAAAGAAGCAGAAACCAATTTTCCGAAAAAAATTTATCTATCGTACGATGTCAACGCAAGTGTATTCTACGATTCCAGTTTCTGGAGTATGTTTTTTCCTATTCAGAAAAACCTCATCATTGGTGTCGGACTTATCAATACCACGACTAAACAGGAGCTAAAGGCTATCCTGTCTCACGAATTCGGACATTTTTCACAGCGTTCCATGAAAGTCGGAAGTTATGTTTATAATGTCAATCAGATTATTTTCAATCTGGTCAATGATGATGCCTCGTATCGTAATTCTATCGAAAAATTTGCAAGCTTCAGCGGTTACTTCACCATTTTTGCATCATTGGCCATATTCTTTACCTCAAAAATACAGTGGGTTCTTGCCAAAATGTATTCTTATGTTAACATCCGTCATATGGCACTTTCAAGGGAAATGGAATTTCATGCAGATGAGGTAGCAGCCAACATTGCAGGATCGATCTCATTGGAAGAGTCACTTTTGAGACTCGAGCTTGCCAACAATTCTTATGATAATGTAATTAGTTTTTATGAAGCGAGAATTTCTAAAAACCAATCGAGCAAAAACATTTACAGAGAACAGTTTTTTGTAATGAATTTTCTCGCAGAACAGAGCGAGCTGGAAACCAAATACGACCTTCCGCATGTAAAACTTGCAGAGTCCGGATTATTCAACAAATCAAAATTGAATATAGAAAACCAATGGGCATCACACCCTTCCACTGAAGACCGTGTGGCAAAACTCAGACAGCTCAATATTATTAAAGACGTGGATCATCAACCTGCCAAAAAAATATTTAAAAATTTTGAAAAAACCGAAGAAAAACTGACTGCAAAACTTTTCGCCAACGTAAAGTATAAGCCCGGAAGAACAGATGTAGAATTTGAAACCTTCACCACTGAATTTAAAGCACAATATCAGCACGATTCTTTCGATAAAATGTTTAATAACTATTACGACAATAAAAATCCTGATTCAGAAGTTCGGGAGAATTCTATATCAGAAGACATCAAGTTTCAAACGCTGTTTAACAATGAAAAAGTAGAACTCGTATACACATTAATCGCTTTGGAAAATGACAAAAAGACTGTTGAGGCTATTGCCAGCAAAGAATTTGTTTTAAAAACATTTGATTACGACGGAAGAAAATATAAGGCAACCGAAGCTAAAAAACTCATTCCGGAAATTGATCAATCAATAGTGGAAGTCAAAGCTAAGATTGTAAAGAATGATTCTGATATTTATAATTATTTCCTGAAAACAGCAGAGGCTCAAAACAGAAAATCAGGTTTTGTGAACCTTTACCATTCTTTTGCAGATTACGATAAGCAGTATGAAGAAAAATACAAACTGTACATTGATCTTGTGAATGCTACTGCTTTTATCAGTGAAAGAACTCCGTTTGAACAAATCAGACAGAATTTCATCACCCTTAAAACTTTTGAAGAAAAATTAAAATCTGAATTAAGATTCCATCTTCAAAATCCACTTCTGACCAAAGAATTAAGTGAACAAGAGCTAAAAGATTTAGCATACTATACCGAAAAAGAACACATCTACTTCAACAATGAAGAATATTTTGACAGCAATTTGGAAATGTTGATGAAATCAATAAACATGTTGCCTTACTTCCTTCATAGAAAGTATTTTCTGAAGAAAAAAGAAATACTTTCTTTGATGAAAGATTTACATAACAGTCATCAGGTAGAGAAAGTTTCATAA
- a CDS encoding IS982 family transposase — MILKDQITNIFVQVDDFCKEFDFQIKHMKFQALGDQKKRRNRRSMMSDSEIITIMIGFHLGAHKTFKHYYQEIVCGYWNNLFPKALSYNRFIELQQRSFVVFALFLKEKCLGKCTGISFMDSTTLKVCRNQRIHNHKVFKGLAERGKSSMGWFYGFKLHLVCNEKGELLSFYITKGNIDDRNPKHIKKMTQQLFGKLFADKGYLSKALWEMLFADGIQLFTKLRKNMKNHIMKMEDKILLRKRAIIETINDELKNHCQVEHTRHRSVSNFMMNILGSLTAYCFFPKKPSLNLKKVNDGQLFLNFA, encoded by the coding sequence ATGATTTTGAAAGACCAAATTACAAATATTTTTGTACAAGTTGATGATTTCTGTAAAGAATTTGATTTCCAAATCAAACACATGAAATTTCAGGCGCTCGGCGACCAAAAGAAGAGAAGAAACAGAAGATCTATGATGTCGGATTCTGAAATTATTACGATTATGATTGGTTTTCATCTGGGTGCACACAAAACATTTAAGCATTATTATCAGGAAATAGTTTGTGGTTATTGGAATAATTTGTTTCCCAAAGCCCTTTCCTACAATAGATTTATAGAACTTCAGCAAAGAAGCTTTGTGGTTTTTGCCTTATTTTTGAAAGAAAAATGTCTGGGTAAATGTACTGGAATCAGCTTTATGGACAGCACAACTTTGAAAGTTTGCAGAAACCAAAGGATTCACAATCACAAAGTTTTCAAAGGTTTGGCAGAGCGAGGAAAATCTTCGATGGGTTGGTTTTATGGGTTTAAACTGCATTTGGTTTGTAATGAAAAGGGAGAACTTTTATCCTTTTATATAACGAAAGGAAATATTGATGACAGAAACCCAAAGCATATCAAAAAAATGACGCAGCAGCTTTTTGGAAAACTATTTGCCGATAAAGGATATCTTTCCAAGGCTCTTTGGGAAATGCTTTTTGCTGATGGAATCCAGCTTTTTACTAAACTTCGTAAGAATATGAAGAATCATATTATGAAAATGGAAGACAAAATTTTGCTCCGAAAAAGAGCCATCATTGAAACGATCAATGATGAATTAAAGAACCATTGTCAAGTGGAACATACTCGCCACAGAAGTGTTAGTAATTTTATGATGAATATTTTGGGGAGCTTAACTGCTTATTGTTTCTTCCCCAAAAAACCATCATTAAACTTAAAAAAAGTAAATGATGGTCAATTGTTTTTAAATTTTGCTTAA
- a CDS encoding T9SS type A sorting domain-containing protein has protein sequence MKTTLFFLMASTAVLSAQATITKAFHDPSVGDVSDNINLAGTPNNSATGINTIFNNSSLTQGSGVSGIYSAPSGAEISSYPGSTLKYVNGSTTVFYKQTASKLEITGLVTPDATLNFSANNGTFISYPATYGYSETDNASGTFSTTQGSGNFSGSITLSADAWGTLLVGSKTYTNVTRIKSIQNFTLTIFGFTAATVVNTSYAYYDGSHKFPLFSTTNAVITPTGSAAQTTNGAQALNEVFLGTSDFVKKESFKIYPNPAQDFIEFKGDMSNYSKANIYSLDGKLIKTSDLKAGKVQVSELPASSYFIEVSGNKTQSESVKFIKK, from the coding sequence ATGAAAACAACTCTATTCTTTTTAATGGCGTCTACAGCTGTATTATCGGCTCAAGCCACAATTACAAAGGCATTTCATGATCCTAGCGTGGGCGATGTTTCTGATAATATCAATTTGGCAGGCACACCAAATAATTCTGCTACAGGTATTAATACTATTTTTAATAATTCTTCACTCACACAAGGTAGCGGGGTTTCCGGAATATATTCTGCACCGAGCGGTGCAGAGATTTCTTCTTATCCGGGATCAACTCTGAAGTATGTCAACGGTTCTACCACTGTTTTTTACAAGCAAACTGCTTCGAAACTTGAAATCACAGGCTTGGTAACTCCCGATGCAACTCTTAATTTCAGCGCAAACAACGGTACATTTATATCTTATCCTGCTACTTACGGATATTCAGAAACAGATAACGCATCAGGAACATTTTCTACCACGCAAGGTTCTGGTAATTTCAGTGGAAGCATCACTCTTTCTGCTGATGCATGGGGAACTCTTCTCGTTGGCTCTAAAACGTATACGAATGTTACCAGAATAAAATCTATACAAAACTTTACCCTTACTATTTTTGGTTTCACGGCTGCTACAGTTGTTAATACCTCATATGCATATTATGATGGTTCTCACAAATTTCCTTTGTTTAGTACTACTAATGCTGTAATTACTCCAACAGGAAGCGCTGCCCAAACCACCAATGGTGCTCAGGCTCTAAACGAAGTATTTTTAGGCACATCAGACTTTGTAAAGAAAGAATCATTTAAAATTTATCCAAATCCTGCTCAGGATTTTATTGAATTTAAAGGAGACATGTCAAATTATTCTAAAGCCAACATCTACAGCTTAGACGGAAAACTCATTAAAACTTCAGATTTAAAAGCCGGAAAAGTACAGGTTTCGGAATTACCGGCCTCATCTTACTTCATTGAAGTTTCAGGAAACAAAACACAATCTGAAAGCGTAAAATTCATCAAAAAGTAA